One segment of Alnus glutinosa chromosome 2, dhAlnGlut1.1, whole genome shotgun sequence DNA contains the following:
- the LOC133860326 gene encoding uncharacterized protein LOC133860326, protein MANTHNKREEGKLPSQPVANPRGHYIVEDSQHQQVQAITTLRSGRRVNNHVQEKVDEQTEMPQNLQKDSGKQVNTEASSSAPTPEIPYKPRVPFLGRLKAPSHFGKQREKIQDMMEVFKQVKINLPLLDAIKQVLAYAKFLKDLCTQKRKSRNHIPKKVLLTEHVSSLIQNNTPLKFKDPGSPTISFIIGHSEIDKALLDLGAGVDLLPYSVYQQLGLGELKPTTVILQLADQSIKKPRGVIEDVII, encoded by the coding sequence ATGGCTAATACCCACAACAAAAGGGAAGAGGGGAAACTTCCAAGTCAGCCAGTGGCCAACCCAAGGGGACACTACATAGTAGAAGACTCACAGCACCAGCAAGTTCAAGCCATCACCACATTACGAAGTGGAAGAAGGGTCAACAATCATGTGCAAGAAAAGGTGGATGAGCAAACTGAGATGCCACAGAATCTACAAAAAGACTCGGGAAAGCAAGTAAACACTGAGGCTTCTTCATCCGCACCCACTCCTGAGATACCATATAAGCCTCGAGTCCCATTCCTAGGACGTCTCAAGGCACCTTCTCACTTCGGGaaacaaagagagaaaatacaagatatgATGGAGGTCTTCAAACAGGTAAAAATCAACCTCCCACTCCTTGATGCCATCAAGCAAGTACTTGCCTATGCAAAATTCCTCAAGGACTTGTGtactcagaaaaggaaaagcagaAATCATATTCCCAAGAAAGTCCTTCTTACTGAGCATGTGAGCTCCCTAATTCAAAACAACACTCCTCTGAAGTTCAAGGATCCTGGATCCCCTACAATTTCATTTATCATCGGGCATAGTGAGATTGATAAAGCACTCCTAGATCTAGGAGCAGGTGTAGATTTACTTCCCTATTCAGTGTATCAGCAACTTGGCCTAGGGGAACTGAAGCCCACCACAGTGATTCTACAATTGGCTGATCAGTCTATTAAGAAACCAAGAGGGGTAATAGAAGATGTCATCATTTGA
- the LOC133860327 gene encoding uncharacterized protein LOC133860327, translating into MSLFPFSFKERAKHWFHSLAPNSITSWAQLQQEFLKKYFPIGKTNDIRRAIISISQYEGEQLYETWERLKDLLRSCPHHAVPKWQLVQSFYEGLTEPNREMVDASCGGKFMMKSEDEAWTLFENLSNNSIQHASTRRRAPVPKAPKTEGLFEIGHSSDVATQVVDAITRKLDQMMVAGFAPNSTHMYTQHAPWSFYSSPMHHTNDCPTAGKFSDDSTAQVNATFSHPGNDPYSNTYILGWRNHPNFSWKTQDSSNSVLGLHNQAQSNRQSYQSSSTYRPAQQWSQATHLLDWIMIFKIRCYNL; encoded by the coding sequence ATGAGTCTCTTTCCCTTCTCCTTCAAGGAAAGAGCCAAACATTGGTTTCATTCCTTAGCACcaaactccattacttcttgggctcaattGCAACAAGAATTTCTGAAGAAGTATTTTCCCATAGGAAAGACCAATGATATTAGGAGAGCTATCATTAGTATCTCCCAATATGAGGGAGAACAACTGTATGAGACCTGGGAAAGACTCAAGGACCTACTTAGATCATGCCCACACCACGCTGTCCCGAAGTGGCAACTAGTGCAAAGCTTCTATGAAGGCTTGACTGAGCCTAATAGAGAAATGGTAGATGCATCTTGTGGGGGAAAATTTATGATGAAAAGTGAGGACGAAGCATGGACATTGTTTGAAAACTTGAGTAATAATTCCATTCAGCATGCATCCACTAGACGTAGAGCACCTGTACCTAAAGCACCAAAGACCGAAGGTCTTTTTGAAATAGGACATTCTTCAGATGTAGCTACTCAAGTAGTTGATGCTATCACTAGGAAATTAGATCAAATGATGGTTGCTGGTTTTGCTCCTAATTCTACTCACATGTACACACAGCACGCACCATGGTCATTCTATTCTAGTCCTATGCATCACACAAAtgattgtcctactgcaggaAAGTTTTCTGATGATTCAACTGCGCAGGTCAATGCAACTTTTTCACATCCGGGTAATGATCCATACTCCAATACTTATATCCTAGGGTGGAGAAATCATCCTAATTTCTCATGGAAGACTCAAGATTCAAGTAACTCAGTCCTAGGGTTGCACAATCAAGCTCAATCTAACAGGCAGTCCTACCAATCTTCTTCCACATACCGCCCTGCACAGCAGTGGTCTCAAGCTACACATCTCCTCGATTGGATTATGATTTTCAAGATCAGATGTTACAATTTATGA